A single window of Kitasatospora sp. HUAS MG31 DNA harbors:
- a CDS encoding RluA family pseudouridine synthase encodes MSTAAQTRSLPVPDGLEGERLDAALARMFGFSRTKAAELAAEGKVTLDGSVAGKSDRVTAGAWLEVEIPSPVAPVQVVAEHVEGMRIIHDDEDIVVIDKPVGVAAHPSPGWTGPTVIGGLAAAGYRISTSGAAERQGVVHRLDVGTSGIMVVAKSERAYSDLKRQFHDRVTEKRYNALVQGHPDPLSGTVDAPIGRHPSSDWKWAVTRDGKPSVTHYDLIEAYRAASLLDIKLETGRTHQIRVHMSALRHPCVGDLTYGADPTLAKRLGLTRQWLHAVALAFEHPSDGRWVQFESEYPADLRKALDVISAES; translated from the coding sequence GTGAGTACCGCAGCGCAGACCCGCAGCCTCCCCGTACCCGACGGCCTGGAGGGCGAGCGACTCGACGCCGCCCTGGCCCGGATGTTCGGCTTCTCCCGGACGAAGGCCGCCGAGCTGGCCGCCGAGGGCAAGGTGACGCTGGACGGCAGCGTGGCCGGGAAGTCCGACCGGGTCACCGCCGGTGCCTGGCTGGAGGTCGAGATCCCGTCGCCCGTGGCGCCCGTCCAGGTCGTCGCCGAGCACGTCGAGGGCATGCGGATCATCCACGACGACGAGGACATCGTGGTCATCGACAAGCCGGTCGGCGTCGCCGCCCACCCCAGCCCCGGCTGGACCGGCCCGACCGTGATCGGCGGCCTCGCCGCCGCCGGGTACCGGATCTCCACCTCCGGCGCCGCCGAGCGCCAGGGCGTGGTCCACCGCCTGGACGTCGGCACCTCCGGGATCATGGTGGTCGCCAAGTCCGAGCGCGCCTACTCCGACCTCAAGCGCCAGTTCCACGACCGGGTCACCGAGAAGCGGTACAACGCCCTCGTCCAGGGCCACCCGGACCCGCTGTCCGGCACCGTGGACGCCCCGATCGGCCGGCACCCCAGCTCCGACTGGAAGTGGGCGGTCACCCGGGACGGCAAGCCGTCGGTCACCCACTACGACCTGATCGAGGCCTACCGGGCCGCCTCGCTGCTCGACATCAAGCTGGAGACCGGCCGCACCCACCAGATCCGGGTGCACATGTCCGCGCTGCGGCACCCCTGCGTCGGCGACCTCACCTACGGCGCCGACCCCACGCTGGCCAAGCGCCTCGGCCTCACCCGGCAGTGGCTGCACGCCGTCGCCCTCGCCTTCGAGCACCCCTCCGACGGCCGCTGGGTGCAGTTCGAGAGCGAGTACCCGGCGGACCTGCGCAAGGCCCTCGACGTGATCTCGGCCGAGAGCTGA
- a CDS encoding DivIVA domain-containing protein: MPLTPEDVRNKQFTTVRLREGYDEDEVDAFLDEVEAELTRLLRENEDLRAKLAAATRAAAQNQANMRKEPPQDARPGAPVPAAISGPPVPGQQQGPGPQMGQPGVMGQPPMGNQPLGLPSGAPQLPPGPGGQQLAPMGQPQQMGQTMGGQQQLVQPMGGQMLQPMGGPMGQPGPMGQPPMGQTMGGQQQLAPMGGPMQQQMGGPLGGPIPGQQQAPGGDSAARVLALAQQTADQAISEARSEANKIVGEARSRAEGLERDARSKADALERDAQEKHRVAMGSLESARATLERKVEDLRAFEREYRTRLKSYLETQLRQLESQADDSLAPPRLPATASLPPATSSISSTSASSMSSASPSFGGQPSFGGSTPSFGGQNSFGGGSGAPSFGGPSANGTGAAAMAPAGMTQPMAAVRPQPPQPMQQAPAPMRGFLIDEDGDN, translated from the coding sequence ATGCCATTGACCCCCGAGGACGTTCGGAACAAGCAGTTCACGACCGTCCGGCTGCGCGAAGGCTATGACGAGGACGAGGTCGATGCCTTCCTCGACGAGGTCGAAGCCGAGCTGACCCGCCTGCTGCGCGAGAACGAGGACCTGCGGGCCAAGTTGGCCGCCGCGACGCGTGCCGCTGCGCAGAACCAGGCCAACATGCGCAAGGAGCCGCCGCAGGACGCGCGGCCCGGCGCTCCGGTGCCCGCGGCCATATCCGGCCCGCCGGTGCCCGGCCAGCAGCAGGGCCCCGGTCCGCAGATGGGTCAGCCCGGTGTGATGGGCCAGCCGCCGATGGGCAACCAGCCGCTCGGCCTGCCCTCCGGCGCCCCGCAGCTCCCGCCCGGCCCCGGTGGCCAGCAGCTCGCCCCGATGGGCCAGCCGCAGCAGATGGGCCAGACCATGGGCGGCCAGCAGCAGCTGGTGCAGCCGATGGGCGGCCAGATGCTGCAGCCGATGGGTGGCCCGATGGGTCAGCCCGGTCCGATGGGCCAGCCGCCGATGGGTCAGACCATGGGTGGCCAGCAGCAGCTCGCCCCGATGGGCGGCCCGATGCAGCAGCAGATGGGCGGCCCGCTCGGCGGTCCGATCCCCGGCCAGCAGCAGGCCCCCGGCGGCGACAGTGCCGCCCGCGTGCTCGCGCTCGCGCAGCAGACCGCCGACCAGGCGATCTCCGAGGCCCGTTCCGAGGCCAACAAGATCGTCGGCGAGGCCCGCAGCCGCGCCGAGGGCCTGGAGCGGGACGCCCGCTCCAAGGCCGACGCCCTGGAGCGGGACGCACAGGAGAAGCACCGCGTGGCCATGGGCTCCCTGGAGTCCGCCCGCGCGACGCTGGAGCGCAAGGTCGAGGACCTGCGGGCCTTCGAGCGCGAGTACCGGACCCGCCTGAAGTCGTACCTGGAGACCCAGCTGCGCCAGCTGGAGTCCCAGGCCGACGACTCGCTGGCCCCGCCGCGGCTCCCGGCCACCGCCTCGCTCCCGCCGGCTACCTCCTCGATCTCCTCGACGAGTGCCTCCTCGATGAGTTCGGCCTCCCCGAGCTTCGGCGGCCAGCCGTCCTTCGGTGGCAGCACCCCGTCGTTCGGCGGCCAGAACTCCTTCGGCGGCGGCAGCGGTGCCCCGAGCTTCGGCGGCCCGTCGGCGAACGGGACCGGCGCCGCGGCGATGGCCCCGGCCGGGATGACGCAGCCGATGGCGGCGGTCCGTCCGCAGCCTCCGCAGCCGATGCAGCAGGCTCCCGCCCCGATGCGCGGCTTCCTCATCGACGAGGACGGCGACAACTAA
- a CDS encoding YggS family pyridoxal phosphate-dependent enzyme, producing the protein MTDRQRARYEELGENLEVVERRIADACAAAGRERSEVTLIVVTKTYPAEDSALLAGLGVTDVAENRDQDAAPKADLCVDLPLTWHFVGQLQTNKVRSVLRYADTVHSVDRDRLVESLSAAVVRDGRAPLGCLVQVALDKEHGEGGHRAGVAPEDVLALADKIAGAPGLRLDGVMTVAPLAGPLAGDPAASFARLMEIASAVRAVHPAATMVSAGMSGDLEQAIAAGATHVRIGTAVLGVRSPLR; encoded by the coding sequence CTGACGGACCGGCAGCGCGCCCGGTACGAGGAGCTCGGCGAGAACCTGGAGGTGGTCGAGCGCCGGATCGCCGACGCCTGCGCCGCCGCCGGCCGCGAGCGGTCCGAGGTGACCCTGATCGTGGTCACCAAGACCTACCCGGCCGAGGACAGCGCCCTGCTGGCCGGACTCGGCGTCACCGACGTCGCCGAGAACCGCGACCAGGACGCCGCCCCCAAGGCCGACCTCTGCGTCGACCTGCCGCTCACCTGGCACTTCGTCGGGCAGCTGCAGACCAACAAGGTCCGCTCGGTGCTCCGGTACGCCGACACCGTGCACTCGGTGGACCGCGACCGGCTGGTCGAGTCGCTCTCGGCGGCCGTGGTCCGCGACGGGCGGGCGCCGCTCGGCTGCCTGGTGCAGGTCGCGCTGGACAAGGAGCACGGCGAGGGCGGGCACCGGGCAGGGGTGGCCCCCGAGGACGTCCTCGCGCTGGCCGACAAGATCGCCGGGGCGCCCGGCCTGCGGCTGGACGGCGTGATGACGGTGGCCCCGCTGGCGGGCCCGCTGGCCGGCGATCCGGCGGCGTCCTTCGCGCGGCTGATGGAAATCGCAAGCGCCGTACGCGCGGTCCATCCGGCTGCCACGATGGTTTCGGCAGGGATGAGCGGCGATCTCGAGCAGGCGATCGCGGCCGGGGCGACACACGTGCGCATCGGAACGGCGGTACTCGGCGTGCGGTCACCGCTCCGGTAA
- a CDS encoding TraR/DksA family transcriptional regulator, whose amino-acid sequence MSTTRRKTSTSTGHTAATSRSHAPAGTGARAAGGAESVDPAELPVRPGEEPWTAAEVAELHDELNTDLERLRAEIEASEAAITGLMRDSNDGAGDDQVDAGTKNINRESELSLANNARDSLAQTERALARLEGVGFGLCESCGQAVGKARLQAFPRATLCVTCKAKQERR is encoded by the coding sequence GTGAGCACTACACGGCGTAAGACCAGCACCAGCACCGGCCACACCGCGGCGACCAGCCGCTCCCACGCGCCCGCGGGCACGGGTGCCCGGGCCGCCGGCGGCGCCGAGTCGGTCGACCCGGCCGAGCTGCCGGTCCGGCCCGGCGAGGAGCCCTGGACGGCGGCCGAGGTGGCCGAGCTGCACGACGAGCTCAACACCGACCTGGAGCGGCTGCGCGCCGAGATCGAGGCCTCCGAGGCGGCGATCACCGGTCTGATGCGCGACTCCAACGACGGCGCGGGGGACGACCAGGTCGACGCCGGGACCAAGAACATCAACCGGGAGAGCGAGCTCTCCCTGGCCAACAACGCCCGCGACAGCCTGGCCCAGACCGAGCGCGCGCTGGCCCGGCTGGAGGGCGTCGGCTTCGGCCTCTGCGAGTCCTGCGGACAGGCGGTCGGCAAGGCCCGGCTGCAGGCCTTCCCGCGGGCCACGCTCTGCGTGACCTGCAAGGCGAAGCAGGAGCGCCGGTAG
- a CDS encoding YggT family protein, protein MGIVGEVLYWALTVFLLILLFRLVMDWVFQFARSWRPGKAMVVVLEATYTVTDPPLKLLRRFIPPLRLGGVALDLSFFVLMIIVYVLISLVQRLSF, encoded by the coding sequence ATGGGGATCGTCGGGGAGGTGCTCTACTGGGCACTGACCGTCTTCCTGCTGATCCTGCTCTTCCGACTGGTCATGGACTGGGTCTTCCAGTTCGCCCGTTCGTGGCGGCCCGGGAAGGCCATGGTCGTGGTGTTGGAGGCCACGTACACTGTCACGGATCCGCCGCTCAAGCTTCTTCGGCGATTCATCCCGCCGTTGCGTCTCGGGGGCGTGGCGCTCGACCTGTCCTTCTTCGTACTGATGATCATTGTGTATGTCCTGATCTCGCTCGTGCAGCGCCTGTCGTTCTGA
- the lspA gene encoding signal peptidase II, which translates to MISTPGSPQTQDDAVPTARAPHEPEPARERTAHPDGPSGADGASVPARGGATAAEGARSRIRRRRIGVLLGVALLAYVIDLASKLLVVARLEGRSPIRVIGDVMTFQVIRNPGAAFGMGQAMTVVFTAIAAAVIVVIWRIARKLYSLPWAIALGLLLGGALGNLTDRLFRSPGVFRGHVVDFISVQHFAVFNLADSAIVCGGILVVLLSFRGSNPDGSTHHTAKGE; encoded by the coding sequence ATCATCAGCACTCCAGGTTCCCCCCAGACGCAGGACGACGCCGTCCCCACCGCCCGGGCGCCGCACGAGCCGGAGCCCGCGCGGGAGCGGACCGCGCACCCGGACGGCCCGTCCGGCGCGGACGGGGCCTCGGTGCCCGCCCGCGGCGGGGCCACCGCGGCCGAGGGCGCCCGCTCCCGGATCCGGCGCCGCCGGATCGGCGTGCTGCTCGGCGTCGCGCTGCTCGCGTACGTGATCGACCTGGCCTCCAAGCTGCTGGTGGTGGCCAGGCTGGAGGGCCGCTCGCCGATCCGGGTGATCGGGGACGTGATGACCTTCCAGGTGATCCGCAACCCGGGGGCCGCCTTCGGCATGGGCCAGGCGATGACCGTGGTGTTCACCGCGATCGCGGCCGCCGTCATCGTGGTGATCTGGCGGATCGCCCGCAAGCTGTACAGCCTGCCCTGGGCGATCGCGCTCGGCCTGCTGCTCGGCGGTGCCCTCGGCAACCTCACCGACCGGCTGTTCCGCTCGCCCGGGGTGTTCCGCGGGCACGTGGTGGACTTCATCTCGGTGCAGCACTTCGCGGTGTTCAACCTGGCCGACTCGGCGATCGTCTGCGGCGGCATCCTGGTGGTGCTGCTCTCCTTCCGCGGCTCCAACCCGGACGGCTCCACCCACCACACCGCCAAGGGCGAGTAG
- a CDS encoding GNAT family N-acetyltransferase, with translation MTGADARADIRVAVTEADLELVRAVRREVFVEEQNVPEELEYDAYDATSVHLLALAGDGSPLGTGRLIFGAEALELTGVEGRVLLGRLAVVAAARGTGLGAALVRAIEQAGWERGAVELELHAQVQALGFYERLGYTAEGAVYEDAGIPHRTMTRVL, from the coding sequence ATGACCGGGGCCGACGCCCGCGCGGACATCCGGGTGGCCGTCACCGAGGCCGACCTGGAGCTGGTCCGGGCCGTCCGGCGGGAGGTCTTCGTCGAGGAACAGAACGTCCCCGAGGAGCTGGAGTACGACGCGTACGACGCCACCTCGGTGCACCTGCTCGCCCTCGCCGGGGACGGCAGCCCGCTGGGCACCGGGCGGCTGATCTTCGGCGCCGAGGCGCTGGAGCTCACCGGCGTGGAGGGGCGGGTGCTGCTCGGACGGCTCGCCGTGGTGGCCGCCGCCCGGGGCACCGGGCTGGGGGCCGCCCTGGTCCGGGCGATCGAGCAGGCCGGGTGGGAGCGGGGCGCCGTGGAGCTGGAGCTGCACGCGCAGGTGCAGGCGCTCGGGTTCTACGAACGGCTCGGGTACACCGCCGAGGGGGCGGTGTACGAGGACGCGGGGATCCCGCACCGGACGATGACGCGGGTGCTGTAG
- a CDS encoding cell division protein SepF → MAGAMRKMAVYLGLVEDETYDGQGYDPDDDYDSDPEPIRTGRTEDLRPAAAAPAATPAPVAQIAPQPVPAAVPIRQEAPRMAPVSSITSDRRQNLEKSAPVIMPKVVNEREPYRITTLHPRTYNEARTIGEQFRGGTPVIMNLTEMDDTDAKRLVDFAAGLVFGLHGSIERVTQKVFLLSPANVDVTAEDKARIAEGGFFNQS, encoded by the coding sequence ATGGCCGGCGCGATGCGCAAGATGGCGGTCTACCTCGGCCTCGTGGAGGACGAGACGTACGACGGCCAGGGGTACGACCCCGACGACGACTACGACAGCGACCCCGAGCCGATCAGGACCGGCCGGACGGAGGACCTCCGTCCGGCCGCGGCCGCGCCCGCCGCGACTCCCGCGCCGGTCGCCCAGATCGCACCCCAGCCGGTGCCGGCCGCCGTGCCGATCCGGCAGGAGGCCCCGCGGATGGCACCAGTGTCGTCCATCACATCCGACCGCCGCCAGAACCTGGAGAAGAGTGCCCCGGTGATCATGCCCAAGGTCGTGAACGAACGAGAGCCGTACCGCATCACCACCCTGCACCCTCGCACCTACAACGAGGCCCGAACCATTGGTGAGCAGTTCCGCGGCGGCACCCCTGTGATCATGAATTTGACCGAGATGGACGACACCGATGCGAAGCGGCTCGTAGACTTCGCCGCTGGACTCGTCTTCGGTCTGCACGGCAGTATCGAGCGCGTGACCCAGAAGGTGTTCCTGCTGTCTCCTGCTAACGTCGATGTCACGGCGGAGGACAAGGCTCGGATCGCCGAGGGTGGGTTCTTCAACCAGAGCTGA
- the ileS gene encoding isoleucine--tRNA ligase: MSTYNPVPAQVDLPALEHQILSFWQDNKVFQRSLQQSEGRPEWVFYEGPPTANGMPGAHHIEARVFKDVFPRFRTMKGYHVARKAGWDCHGLPVELAVEKELGFSGKQDIEAFGIAEFNAKCRDSVTRHTDEFAKLTERMGYWVDLDEAYRTMDPSYIESVWWSLKQIFDKGLLVQDHRVAPWCPRCGTGLSDHELAQGYETVVDPSVFVRFPLTGGPLAGEAALLVWTTTPWTLVSNTAAAVHPEVTYVVATDGTEQLVVAEPLVGKALGEGWEPTGQSFTGAEMERWAYRRPFDLVEIENAHYVLNADYVTTEDGTGIVHQSPAFGADDLATCRRYGLPVVNPVLADGTFAPEVPLVGGQFFKKADEALVKDLQARDLLFRHLPYEHSYPHCWRCHTALLYYAQPSWYIRTTAVKDALIRENENTNWFPENVKHGRFGDWLNNNIDWALSRNRYWGTPLPIWRCEEGHLTCVGSLAELSELTGTDQSGLDPHRPYIDDVTFPCRSCSGTAVRVPEVIDAWYDSGSMPFAQYGYPYQNKELFEKRYPAQFISEAIDQTRGWFYTLMAVGTLVFDKSSYENVVCLGHILAEDGRKMSKHLGNILQPIPLMDQHGADAVRWFMAAGGSPWSARRVGHGTIQEVVRKTLLTFWNTVAFQALYARTAGWAPSAADPAPAMRPQLDRWVLSELNTLVREVDAALEAYDTQRAGKLLSAFVDDLSNWYVRRGRRRFWQGDAAALATLHEALETVTRLMAPLTPFITERVWQDLVVPVVPDAPLSVHLASWPVADESLVDAELSRNMALVRRLVELGRSTRAESGVKTRQPLSRALIAAQGWDDLPADLRAQIAEELNVSTLESLAGVGASLVDTSAKANFRALGKRFGKGVQDVAKAVAAADAAVLAAELRASGTTGVELNGERVELSPDEVIITETPREGWAVANESGATVALDLAITPELKRLGVARDAIRQIQEARKNSGLDVADRIVLRWRAANEETAEAIAEHGQLVADEVLATDFAAGAADWESENFTDETLGLAFQLRKA; encoded by the coding sequence ATGAGCACCTACAACCCCGTCCCCGCGCAGGTCGACCTGCCTGCCCTCGAACACCAGATCCTGAGTTTCTGGCAGGACAACAAGGTCTTCCAGCGCAGCCTGCAGCAGTCCGAGGGCCGCCCGGAGTGGGTCTTCTACGAGGGCCCGCCCACGGCCAACGGCATGCCCGGCGCCCACCACATCGAGGCCCGCGTCTTCAAGGACGTCTTCCCGCGCTTCCGGACCATGAAGGGCTACCACGTCGCCCGCAAGGCCGGCTGGGACTGCCACGGCCTCCCGGTCGAGCTGGCCGTGGAGAAGGAGCTGGGCTTCTCCGGCAAGCAGGACATCGAGGCGTTCGGCATCGCCGAGTTCAACGCCAAGTGCCGCGACTCGGTGACCCGGCACACCGACGAGTTCGCCAAGCTCACCGAGCGGATGGGCTACTGGGTCGACCTCGACGAGGCGTACCGGACCATGGACCCGTCCTACATCGAGTCGGTCTGGTGGTCGCTGAAGCAGATCTTCGACAAGGGCCTGCTGGTCCAGGACCACCGGGTCGCCCCCTGGTGCCCGCGCTGCGGCACCGGCCTGTCCGACCACGAGCTGGCCCAGGGCTACGAGACCGTGGTCGACCCCTCGGTGTTCGTCCGCTTCCCGCTGACCGGCGGCCCGCTGGCCGGCGAGGCCGCGCTGCTGGTGTGGACGACCACCCCGTGGACCCTGGTCTCCAACACCGCCGCCGCCGTGCACCCGGAGGTCACCTACGTGGTGGCCACCGACGGCACCGAGCAGCTGGTGGTCGCCGAGCCGCTGGTCGGCAAGGCCCTCGGCGAGGGCTGGGAGCCCACCGGGCAGTCCTTCACCGGCGCCGAGATGGAGCGCTGGGCGTACCGCCGCCCGTTCGACCTGGTCGAGATCGAGAACGCGCACTACGTCCTCAACGCCGACTACGTCACCACCGAGGACGGCACCGGCATCGTCCACCAGTCGCCCGCCTTCGGCGCCGACGACCTCGCCACCTGCCGCCGGTACGGCCTGCCGGTGGTCAACCCGGTGCTCGCCGACGGCACCTTCGCCCCCGAGGTCCCGCTGGTCGGCGGCCAGTTCTTCAAGAAGGCCGACGAGGCCCTGGTCAAGGACCTCCAGGCCCGCGACCTGCTGTTCCGTCACCTCCCGTACGAGCACAGCTACCCGCACTGCTGGCGCTGCCACACCGCGCTGCTCTACTACGCGCAGCCGTCCTGGTACATCCGCACCACCGCGGTCAAGGACGCCCTGATCCGGGAGAACGAGAACACCAACTGGTTCCCCGAGAACGTCAAGCACGGCCGCTTCGGCGACTGGCTGAACAACAACATCGACTGGGCGCTCAGCCGCAACCGCTACTGGGGCACCCCCCTGCCGATCTGGCGCTGCGAGGAGGGCCACCTCACCTGCGTCGGCTCGCTGGCCGAGCTCTCCGAGCTGACCGGCACCGACCAGTCCGGGCTGGACCCGCACCGCCCGTACATCGACGACGTCACCTTCCCCTGCCGCAGCTGCTCCGGCACCGCCGTGCGCGTGCCCGAGGTGATCGACGCCTGGTACGACTCGGGCTCGATGCCCTTCGCCCAGTACGGCTACCCGTACCAGAACAAGGAGCTGTTCGAGAAGCGCTACCCGGCGCAGTTCATCTCCGAGGCGATCGACCAGACCCGCGGCTGGTTCTACACGCTGATGGCGGTCGGCACCCTGGTGTTCGACAAGTCCAGCTACGAGAACGTCGTCTGCCTGGGCCACATCCTGGCCGAGGACGGCCGCAAGATGTCCAAGCACCTGGGCAACATCCTGCAGCCGATCCCGCTGATGGACCAGCACGGCGCCGACGCGGTCCGCTGGTTCATGGCCGCCGGCGGCTCGCCCTGGTCGGCCCGCCGGGTCGGCCACGGCACCATCCAGGAGGTGGTCCGCAAGACCCTGCTGACCTTCTGGAACACCGTCGCCTTCCAGGCCCTGTACGCCCGCACCGCCGGCTGGGCGCCCTCCGCGGCCGACCCGGCGCCGGCGATGCGCCCGCAGCTGGACCGCTGGGTGCTCTCCGAGCTGAACACCCTGGTCCGCGAGGTGGACGCGGCCCTGGAGGCGTACGACACCCAGCGGGCCGGCAAGCTGCTGTCCGCCTTCGTCGACGACCTCTCCAACTGGTACGTCCGCCGCGGCCGCCGCCGCTTCTGGCAGGGCGACGCCGCCGCGCTGGCCACCCTGCACGAGGCGCTGGAGACGGTGACCCGGCTGATGGCCCCGCTGACCCCGTTCATCACCGAGCGGGTCTGGCAGGACCTGGTCGTCCCGGTCGTCCCGGACGCGCCGCTCTCCGTCCACCTGGCCTCCTGGCCGGTCGCGGACGAGAGCCTGGTCGACGCCGAGCTGTCCCGGAACATGGCGCTGGTCCGCCGGCTGGTCGAGCTCGGCCGCTCCACCCGCGCCGAGTCCGGGGTGAAGACCCGTCAGCCGCTGTCCCGGGCGCTGATCGCCGCCCAGGGCTGGGACGACCTGCCCGCGGACCTGCGCGCGCAGATCGCCGAGGAGCTCAACGTCTCCACCCTGGAGTCGCTGGCCGGCGTCGGCGCCTCGCTCGTCGACACCTCCGCCAAGGCCAACTTCCGTGCGCTGGGCAAGCGGTTCGGCAAGGGCGTCCAGGACGTCGCCAAGGCGGTCGCCGCGGCGGACGCCGCCGTCCTCGCCGCCGAGCTGCGGGCCTCCGGCACCACCGGGGTCGAGCTGAACGGCGAGCGGGTCGAGCTGTCGCCGGACGAGGTGATCATCACCGAGACCCCGCGCGAGGGCTGGGCCGTCGCCAACGAGTCCGGCGCCACCGTCGCCCTCGACCTGGCCATCACCCCGGAGCTCAAGCGGCTCGGCGTCGCCCGCGACGCCATCCGCCAGATCCAGGAGGCCCGGAAGAACTCCGGCCTGGACGTCGCCGACCGGATCGTGCTGCGTTGGCGGGCCGCCAACGAGGAGACCGCCGAGGCCATCGCCGAACACGGCCAGCTGGTCGCCGACGAGGTCCTCGCCACCGACTTCGCCGCCGGCGCCGCCGACTGGGAGTCCGAGAACTTCACCGACGAGACCCTCGGCCTCGCCTTCCAGCTCCGCAAGGCCTGA